The Erigeron canadensis isolate Cc75 chromosome 1, C_canadensis_v1, whole genome shotgun sequence genome segment CGTGTTATTTGGCGGATTAATAGGAGGTTTTCTCCCCTCCGTGGTTCCTGAAATTCGAATGGCTTCCTGCCCAAAAAACGTAAGGACCGATAAGTGGGACAAACAGACTCTGATTATACGAACGTTCAAAAAACAAAATCCTTTTCTATATATGTGTTCAAAAAGCTGTCTCTTAAGTTGAAAAAAGTTGTTTTTCAACAAGTTGATTATATGTTTTGATCTTATAAGGTATTTAAGAAAGCAAACTCGAACATTATCTTATTACAGTCATGATTAAGTTTACATAAGGTATTGTTcatttaaaattgataatagGAAGAATATCATATGTTTTGGTACAGGCATCTAATGTAGATATGTACCCAAAAACTCATGACGAATTAGACTTGGAGTTTCTAGGTAATGTAAAGGGGAAGCCATGGAGGTTTCAGACAAATATATACGGCAATGGTAGCACAATGCGTGGCCGGGAAGAGAGATACCGGTTGTGGTTTGATCCAAGTAAGGAGTTTCACCGCTACAGCATTCTTTGGACACGGAACAAGATCATGTAAGCAACATTCAACTCTTACTTGCAATTaattgaacataaacaaaacttgatgtgtatttaatgaaaatgcattttttttcattattacaTAAACATCAACATGTTCCCCGGACACAAGTTAGAAAACCCATTCAGATGGccttttttatcaaaataatttatcaaaaacCATAACAGTTCAATAAGACATTACAATTAAAgggtttcttttttatatataagcaAAAAAGAATCCCTTTTGCAAGGGATGGAGTTAAAATTTGACCTCCAATTTCAAGGAATATGATACAGCTAACTTATTGTGGGATACATTGtttacatgttaaatttttaacacatttcattttgtttagattttacGTGGACGAAATCCCAATAAGGGAGGTTTTGCGTGACGAAAATATGGGAGGTGACTACCCATCAAAGCCCATGTCATCATATGCAACTGTATGGGACGCCTCCTCATGGGCCACAGGTGGTGGCCAACACAAAGTAGACTACCGGTTTGAACCCTTTACCTCCGAGTTCCAAGACCTTGTACTCCAGGGTTGCCGTGTTGACCCCACCGATGCAACATCAACCAACTGTCTTGACGCCATTGATGAACTGGAATCCTCTGAATATGCTACTATTACACCAAGACAACGACAAGCTAATAAGTGGTTCAGGGAAAAGTACATGTATTATAGTTACTGTTATGACCGGCTAAGGTACCCTTCTCCACTGCCAGAGTGCTTATTAGTATCTTCAGAACAAGAGTTATTTAAGAGTAACGGGAGGCTAAAGAACCCTCAGCGATTTCATCAAAGTCGGCGTCCCAAACGAGTCTCACAGCAGTCCAATGAAACAGCCATTTATTAACTCAGGTTACAAGTACCTTAAATTATATTTGTGAGATGTATAGCAGGGGTTTTAAAACTTAAGTTATTTGTTAAAACTCTGCAGGTAAAATTATATTTGTGAGATGTATAGCAGGGATTTTAAAACTTAAGTTATTTGTTAAAACTCTGCAGGTAAATCTAGAACCTCAACAACAGCATTCAAACCTATTTGCTTTTGCACGACTCATGATAGATACGCTATACATGGATCCAACTCAAGCTTAAGAGCAAACTGGTTGTGTATTAAATAATTAGCTGTACGACAGCGACAAGGTAAGGCCTTGGGTGTGATTGAGTGGTGTGATGTATATTGATTATATAgatcaaacaaacaaacagaTTAAAATAAGGAAAGACTGAACAGATAGAGCATGTTATTCTTACAGAAAAAATCCCTGCaatcaaatatattttcaaGTATGTTATCACACaatgaacaaaagaaaaatcaatTTTTGTAGAGCCCAATATGTTCACTCTGATCGAAGGATATCGCACCATTTCTGACCAATATACAACCTTTGGGGTCAAACTGCAAGAATTATGATCACAATGCAAAGTACGATCCCGACTATCACCAAAAGTAAGCATGTCTGCGCACACCAAAAAACGACTGTATATATCATAGAAGCTCAAAAGGAAAgataaataagttaattaatgtAAAACTATCATTACGAATAAGACTTTACCATGGAAGAGTTTGCTCTTTGAGTTTTTGCTGCTTTGGAAAGGTGAGATCTTGCTTGTGCAGTTGCAGCATGAGAATTCTCAATGTTGGAGCCAATATCATCTGCAAAGAAGCAATTTTAGGACCTCACATACCCACAATGAAATggaagcaaaaaaaaaaataagtaggaGAAGAGAGAACTTTCACACTAACCAATCATAGCTCCTTGCTCATGAACCAAAACAGCAAGATCTTTGAAAATCTCATTTACCTCACctatttggttttgaatttCTTGTATTCCTTGTTCTCTTTCTTCTATGATAGCTTCGTTAAATGCAATCTCATTGTCTAACAGCAAAACCTCCTGTCTGCAGAGAGAAAAACGACATATTTCAGAACAAGTTGGCACATCAAAACTTAAAAACGATAACACATGTTGTTAAAGACACTTTTCATAATGTGATTGATTATAAGGTTACTCATTTCAGCATCAATTATGAGAGACATAATGCCAAGATTGTATGAAACACAGTGAGGTGCAAGTAATATTCTCACCTTCTAGATTCCACAAGAAGAGCCTGCTGTTCTGAACTTTTGTCGGACCTTATATCCATTTCACTGGCTGCATAACTGTACAAAATAGTATATAATCAGAGGTCTGCAATAACTATAACATAAGGAGCAAAAATTCGCAGAATGGTTTTTTGCTTCAATTCAATTTTATATCACTGCACACAGTCACATAGATATATACTTATAAACCTATATTTGTAGCTCCTCACTACCCAACATCTACCTAGATGGAAGAACAGCTTGAGGAACAAATGGAGTGTAAGCCGTTTCCCTTTCAGCTGCAAGGCGCTGTGCCTTTTGAAATTCTTTTAGAACTGCTTGAAAATCTTTTGCAAGTTTAGCATCTGTAATCTTTTTGCTTGCCTGCACGAAAGCAGTAAAACAATTTCAGTGACGTGAGAAAAAATAAAACGATAAACAAAGATTGGTCGAATGATGTCCAGCTAAAGCAGAGAGCTTTATGATTCAGAATGATGCAATTGTGAAAAGTATATAATAATCATTGACTTCACATCAAAAGAGCAACGAAAGTTAACCAAAAGATGAAAAGTTATAGCACTCCCATTATCCAAATTCCAAGGTTTGTCATATTCGGTACTCACCAATGAGAAACTAATAGAATTTAAAGAATCTCTAAAATATACTATTTACAAGCATCTCAAACAGCCATATGAATGTGTGAAACAATTAGCCGTAAAATGACTTGGAACCGAGCTGTTTGTAATCTGCacatgtgtgtgtgagagagagatcAGGAGCAAGAATGACTTACACTAACTTCGGCACGATGATCTGTTTCACTAGCTTGCTTGAGTTTCTCTGAAGTATTCTTCACCAACTGCCCGATATGTAGTCTTGTCTTGTGCCTATCATTCGGTAAAAATCAATAATTTAACTACTATTCCTGCTATAAAAACAGGCACGCAACGTTTCAAACCCATCGTACTGAAAAAATCATTCGAAAGAATAAAAGAACCCCAAACTCGCACCATATCAAAAATGTCAGTCACATTTTCTTTAGCAATTACTTATACTAAAACCATTTCAAATTAATCACCGACACTCGCTTTAATTCAAGAAAACTAAATTACAACCGCGAAACTGATTTTAGTAACTAACCGAAATTTACACAAAAACCTTACCCTACTACAAAACTTGTACTAGTTTTTGTACGTATAAATTCATCGTTATCGGGTAAACAGGAACCGGGTTTATAAGGCgttaataaaattaaactaaattagaTAAATCTAGCAATGATTCAATTAAATTGTAATagataaatatcaaaaattttaattcaattaaattgaatacataaatatatgtatagatacagGTATAGATACAGaaacaaataaagaaagaataatTGAGAAAAAAGGGGAACATACGTACAGTTTATCACGGAGTTCAGGGGTATCTTTAGGAGTACCGAGGGTATTAACAAGGCGTTGAAAGGTGGAAACAGCAGTATTGATCTGGAATATACCAGAAGCTATTGCCTGGGTCGGATCTTGTTGCTTGAATCCGTTTTTATATCCATTTTGTCTTGCCCGACCTGCTTCTAGATCTTGAAAGCTCATCTTCTTctaaaactttatttattatttattaatccTTCTTCGAattataaaccctaaataaacttattcaggattttaatattttgaaagaaaaaaagaaaattaagatgaAAAACACTACCGTTGTGACGATCGATCGAGTAAGAGTTTGAGAATTATGGGGAATTTCGGGGGTTTGAGttgaatttgaaggaaaaataatttttaaaaaataaaatatttggaTATTTGGTTTAGCGAAAATTTGGGGGAGGATTGACGCAAAAGCAAAATGATTAAACAAGGAATTGAGGGAGGGAGGTTGTTGTAGTAtatgtgtttgtatgtatttgaCGCCGGCGCGTGTAAGTCAAACCGAATGGGACACGTCAATAGTAATACAATATTTCGGTGGTTGTTATGTAGAATGGTCCATcatatttgatttgaaaaataatgttttaatCATGAATGTTAAATATGTTTAACTAGTTACTCACCCGCGCTTCGCTGCGGTCCGTAATCCGTGCATTACAACATTGATTAagcaagttattattatatatattaaaaacaaaggtaaaaaaatatagtaacAGACCATTTTATCTGTTTGggcccattttcattttcttaatgggctaacttcattttattttggacccatcttatattcttaattttgagcttgacaaattatgttttgatcttttaaattgcttctaatttgtttacaaagatcacttattttaattgcatattatcattttttaagtttgtaacatttttacttTATCTCATGTTATTACAAGTGaattattacatagtatatatacagataacagtagggtgtatgttttgaatatataaacataaccatctccgaaaaatttgtttgcaatacttattagttttaatgttatttcggttgatgttttattattatggattatttttgtttcactttctattttcaatgatttgagaagttagctttaattatgtttgtattattatgtttgtatttttattttaaagattctacttttatacttattatcttttagaatttatataatatattaatctgtaataaaattttactgtcgattttttctaatttataattgcttactcattaaatcaactcaggttttgagctatataatgtttttaaaagcatgtaataatttttatacagtacggaacacaataaatataatgtctcccgggATAACGTCCGGGTAACGTATCTCGtttataagaaaaatgattaaaatgaaaaggattaagaaaagaaaacgaaaaaaaatttaaaaaaataaatggggTATTTTGAGGTGCACcaatagaaatttttttttaaggaccGCTTAAAGAATTACTGTGAGGAACTGTATATTATTTTTTGCTAACCGACAAAAGGAGAAAAggaaacgaaaaaaaaaaataattaaaaaatggggccattatatatgtatatggctaccactacaaagagaaaaaaataaaattatctttTAATCTAAGCCATTGAAAATAAACCCACAAATTAATCTCcaccatttaaattgaaagtcaatttacttataaattatggtaaattttttataatatttaatacaCCTACCTTTATACCATTAGACATGCCTTTGGAGTTTTATTAGCCATAGTTTTTAATGCAATGTTCATccattacttttataaaaatcctTTTCCTAAActgaatattttgtgataaactTTTAATGGATGAACAATTGAAAAAGCTTTAGaataaacaaactaattgaTCATgcattcataataataattaaaaaaatcaattagtTATTAAGAGTTAAAAGATGGATAGCTAATTGccgtttagaaaaaaaaactgcatccataacaatttttttattgtatccATATGACCATACTCAATGTCATATTCACCaaataaaaggaaagaaaaatatataaataaacagatAAAATGGAAATAACAAAAGCTaatgaagaaaagaaacaatATGAAACTAGATCTCAAGGCTTCGTGTGATTGTTGTTGGTAAACAAATTACATATAGAGATGTTGAATTTTTGATATCGATCGATTTTTCTACATGGATTGAAATAATTTAGGAGcatatgaaaattaagaaagaagaaaaaaataaactcaGGGAGAGATGATAGGGTAATGACATGGGGTCATGGGCTCaccttatatttattataactcGAAAGGTATTCGTATAAAGTAACGGTAGTAACAACGACGATGATGGTTGTGGTAacagtttgtttattaatgtaaaagttattaatataaaagtataatggaGATAGTTTTTTTTggcaaaagttacaaaaaacttCTAGTGAGCAATTTCATTCTTGCCTCGGCTTTGGTCAACCCCGGTTGACCTAATTAGTTATAATCGGGTTGTTTTTGGGTCATGTGGCTGATAGATCACATGAGTTTGTTTTGGGTCAAATGCGTTCTTTTTTAGTCAAATGGGTTGACGAGTAAATGGGGCAAATAGGTTGGTTTTAAGTCAAGTAACTAAAATAGGTTGTTTTTTGGTCAAGTGGGTTGATGGGTTGGTAGGTTAAATGGTTGATTTTGTGTTAAATGGGCCGACATTTTATTATGGTTGTCGGATCGACCTAGCAACCTAAAAATCCAAGCAAGATCTGATTTAAAATAATCAGGTTGGTgtgttaaaaatttataatgattTCAAGTAAAAATTCAGGTTGGACCGGGTTTCAATGTGTTTTAGATATATAGGATTATATTGTAATGTGGTCACCGACTATATATAACGCAAAATTATTAATGTAGTTAGTGTTTTTACAATAGTGGCAAGACACAAATTATAGTCTTTTACCATAAATTTCTTGCAATAtcaatttatttgtttgaacatctagatattaattaatttcaactatTATGTTTAGGTTGCAATGTTTTGTGTTACGTCTTATTAGTAAAAGTTGGattcttgcatttttttttaactattatatCTTTGTAGGTAAAGTTAAACATGTTTCGTGtactttttaagtatatatgtgtattgtcGATTTGtttctaacccggtcaacgaccgggtattgatctagttgTGAGGTGCACGAAGAATCACGCACGGtatttaatctatatatagaaATGTTTGAACCTTTTAATATGAGTTTCAAATAGGGTTATCTATTACGTCGAATTTGGGTTTGTAAATTTGGATTAgttgattgaaaatcaaaatacccaacatgatattaattataaatttgtcaaccaaaatatttattaaaaatggaTTGTCAGGGTAATGAATTGGTTTCGAATGAAACATTTCAAACGAGTTGACAGGTTGTTTGAATTATTTCATGTCATATTGATAAGTGGATTCGTGGTAGGCTTTCAGGTTGCATTGAATACTTGTATGCAAGTCATCATAGTTTCAAATAGGGGTTTAAGgggttaaaaacttaaaacatattgtatatatattcaaataaaatttaatattttttatactcgtattattcaGTTAAAAGTTAACTGGTAAAATATTTAGTCTGATATACATTAAAACTTTATCATTAAAAAGTAAGTTAAGTAGAGTTTGTACAAATTTACGAATGTTATTAGTTTATTTGGACATGAAATAGACGGTTCAATAATATATACACCATGtgttaaataaaaaaccaacaaaatatATGACATCCCGATCCCATATCATAAGTGGTGGCCAAGTTGTACACGTTGCCAATAAGGGTGACATAGAAGTCGTCAATATGGATCCGTGTACATATATTGTGTGTGAACGAGATTAATTAGGCTTTTTATGCTTCACTAATTGACCCCGAATGAAGTTGAATATATTAATTCTTTCACAAATATTACAACATCTGAATAGTCTTAAAAACGTAATCTATGGTAGAAGAAATCATTTTAGGTAAGCTATGCTGAAGTTTTACTTAAAGGATTTTCTTTAACGGCAAAATATTACATCAAAATTTATCCTAATCCTAAAACTATATGTAAAGTTTTGAATGTTGATCTTCTACCCAAGAGATAGTACCAACTTGATTTTTAGGGCCCTTAAGTAAAATCAATATTTCAGCCCTAATATATTCTTTGAATTTTGATGTAAACATTATTCCCATAAATAATTGATAAGCTATCAGACATAAAGTATCCAAACTACTGATTTTACACAAGAATAACATGATCTTGTTTCGGGTCTATATTGAGAATATTTTGTATGTCTAGAGTCTGTCGAAACAAAAGTGTAACATAAAACTCATAACAAagaatttaaacttttattatggTAATGAATGAAAATTACCAGAACATGATGAATcgccaataataata includes the following:
- the LOC122594435 gene encoding probable xyloglucan endotransglucosylase/hydrolase protein 30 is translated as MDHRCTCFCRKFSRPSLKKRRKTLSSLSWSSPVHHLLLFTLCVNHILNGSIIPINSAMAFDLNTITFDQGYVPLFSDFNIDRSEDDMNVRLLLTRQSGSGIISTDYYNYGFFSAKIKLPMKYTAGIVVAFYASNVDMYPKTHDELDLEFLGNVKGKPWRFQTNIYGNGSTMRGREERYRLWFDPSKEFHRYSILWTRNKIIFYVDEIPIREVLRDENMGGDYPSKPMSSYATVWDASSWATGGGQHKVDYRFEPFTSEFQDLVLQGCRVDPTDATSTNCLDAIDELESSEYATITPRQRQANKWFREKYMYYSYCYDRLRYPSPLPECLLVSSEQELFKSNGRLKNPQRFHQSRRPKRVSQQSNETAIY
- the LOC122580921 gene encoding syntaxin-22-like, with product MSFQDLEAGRARQNGYKNGFKQQDPTQAIASGIFQINTAVSTFQRLVNTLGTPKDTPELRDKLHKTRLHIGQLVKNTSEKLKQASETDHRAEVSASKKITDAKLAKDFQAVLKEFQKAQRLAAERETAYTPFVPQAVLPSSYAASEMDIRSDKSSEQQALLVESRRQEVLLLDNEIAFNEAIIEEREQGIQEIQNQIGEVNEIFKDLAVLVHEQGAMIDDIGSNIENSHAATAQARSHLSKAAKTQRANSSMTCLLLVIVGIVLCIVIIILAV